In the Eptesicus fuscus isolate TK198812 chromosome 12, DD_ASM_mEF_20220401, whole genome shotgun sequence genome, one interval contains:
- the STAU1 gene encoding double-stranded RNA-binding protein Staufen homolog 1 isoform X1, producing MKLGKKPMYKPVDPYSRMQSTYNYNMRGGAYPPRYFYPFPVPPLLYQVELSVGGQQFNGKGKTRQAAKHDAAAKALRILQNEPPPERLEVNGRESEEENLNKSEISQVFEIALKRNLPVNFESFPLKQVARETGPPHMKSFVTKVSVGEFVREGEGKSKKISKKNAAIAILEELKKLPPLPVVERVKPRIKKKTKPIVRVQSGPEHGQVMNPISRLAQIQQAKKEKEPEYMLLTERGLPRRREFVMQVKVGNHTAEGTGTNKKVAKRNAAENMLEILGFKVPQAQPTKPALKSEEKTPIKKPGDGRKVTFFEPVSGDENGTSNKEDEFRMPYLSHQQLPAGILPMVPEVAQAVGVSQGHHTKDFTRAAPNPAKATVTAMIARELLYGGTSPTAETILKNNISSGHVPHGPLTRPSEQLDYLSRVQGFQVEYKDFPKNNKNEFVSLINCSSQPPLISHGIGKDLESCHDMAALNILKLLSELDQQSTEMPRTGNGPMSVCGRC from the exons ATGAAACTTGGAAAAAAACCAATGTATAAGCCTGTTGACCCTTATTCTCGGATGCAATCCACCTATAACTACAACATGAGAGGAGGTGCTTATCCCCCAAG gtactTTTACCCATTTCCAGTACCACCCTTACTTTATCAAGTTGAACTCTCTGTGGGAGGACAGCAATTTAATGGGAAAGGAAAGACAAGACAAGCTGCAAAACACGATGCTGCTGCAAAAGCTCTGAGAATCCTGCAGAATGAGCCCCCGCCTGAGAGGCTGGAG gTGAATGGAAGAGAATCAGAGGAAGAAAATCTCAATAAATCTGAAATAAGTCAAGTGTTTGAGATTGCACTTAAACGGAACTTGCCTGTGAATTTTGAG TCTTTCCCTCTAAAACAGGTCGCCCGGGAGACTGGCCCACCCCACATGAAGAGCTTTGTGACCAAGGTGTCCGTTGGGGAGTTTGTGAGGGAAGGTGAAGGGAAGAGCAAGAAGATTTCAAAGAAAAACGCTGCTATAGCTATTCTTGAGGAGTTGAAGAAGTTACCACCCCTGCCTGTAGTTGAACGGGTGAAGCCCCgaatcaaaaagaaaacaaaacccatagtCAGG GTACAGAGTGGCCCAGAACATGGCCAGGTGATGAACCCTATTAGCAGACTGGCCCAGATCCAGCAGGCGAAAAAGGAGAAGGAGCCGGAGTACATGCTTCTCACAGAGCGAGGCCTCCCGCGCCGCAGGGAGTTTGTGATGCAG GTAAAGGTTGGAAACCATACTGCGGAGGGAACAGGCACCAATAAGAAGGTGGCAAAACGCAACGCAGCTGAGAACATGCTGGAGATTCTTGGTTTCAAAGTCCCGCAGGCTCAGCCCACCAAACCAGCCCTCAAATCAGAAGAGAAG acacCCATAAAGAAACCAGGGGATGGAAGAAAAGTAACCTTTTTTGAGCCTGTCTCTGGGGATGAAAATGGGACTA GCAATAAAGAGGACGAGTTTAGGATGCCTTATCTTAGTCATCAGCAGCTGCCTGCTGGAATTCTTCCTATGGTGCCCGAGGTTGCCCAGGCCGTAGGAGTCAGTCAAGGACATCACACCAAAGATTTTACCCGGGCAGCTCCGAATCCTGCCAAGGCCACAGTAACTGCCATGATAGCCCGTGAATTGTTGTATGGGGGCACCTCGCCCACAGCTGAGaccattttaaagaataatatctCTTCAGGCCACGTACCCCATGGACCTCTCACAAGACCCTCTGAGCAGTTGGATTATCTTTCCAGAGTCCAGGGATTCCAG gTTGAATACAAAGACTTCCCCAAAAACAACAAGAACGAGTTTGTATCTCTTATCAATTGCTCCTCTCAGCCACCTCTGATCAGCCACGGTATTGGAAAGGATTTGGAGTCCTGCCATGACATG GCTGcactgaatattttaaagttgctgTCTGAGTTGGACCAACAAAGTACAGAGATGCCAAGAACAGGAAATGGACCAATGTCTGT gTGTGGGAGGTGCTGA
- the STAU1 gene encoding double-stranded RNA-binding protein Staufen homolog 1 isoform X3 gives MKLGKKPMYKPVDPYSRMQSTYNYNMRGGAYPPRYFYPFPVPPLLYQVELSVGGQQFNGKGKTRQAAKHDAAAKALRILQNEPPPERLEVNGRESEEENLNKSEISQVFEIALKRNLPVNFESFPLKQVARETGPPHMKSFVTKVSVGEFVREGEGKSKKISKKNAAIAILEELKKLPPLPVVERVKPRIKKKTKPIVRVQSGPEHGQVMNPISRLAQIQQAKKEKEPEYMLLTERGLPRRREFVMQVKVGNHTAEGTGTNKKVAKRNAAENMLEILGFKVPQAQPTKPALKSEEKTPIKKPGDGRKVTFFEPVSGDENGTSNKEDEFRMPYLSHQQLPAGILPMVPEVAQAVGVSQGHHTKDFTRAAPNPAKATVTAMIARELLYGGTSPTAETILKNNISSGHVPHGPLTRPSEQLDYLSRVQGFQVEYKDFPKNNKNEFVSLINCSSQPPLISHGIGKDLESCHDMVWEVLNPFWP, from the exons ATGAAACTTGGAAAAAAACCAATGTATAAGCCTGTTGACCCTTATTCTCGGATGCAATCCACCTATAACTACAACATGAGAGGAGGTGCTTATCCCCCAAG gtactTTTACCCATTTCCAGTACCACCCTTACTTTATCAAGTTGAACTCTCTGTGGGAGGACAGCAATTTAATGGGAAAGGAAAGACAAGACAAGCTGCAAAACACGATGCTGCTGCAAAAGCTCTGAGAATCCTGCAGAATGAGCCCCCGCCTGAGAGGCTGGAG gTGAATGGAAGAGAATCAGAGGAAGAAAATCTCAATAAATCTGAAATAAGTCAAGTGTTTGAGATTGCACTTAAACGGAACTTGCCTGTGAATTTTGAG TCTTTCCCTCTAAAACAGGTCGCCCGGGAGACTGGCCCACCCCACATGAAGAGCTTTGTGACCAAGGTGTCCGTTGGGGAGTTTGTGAGGGAAGGTGAAGGGAAGAGCAAGAAGATTTCAAAGAAAAACGCTGCTATAGCTATTCTTGAGGAGTTGAAGAAGTTACCACCCCTGCCTGTAGTTGAACGGGTGAAGCCCCgaatcaaaaagaaaacaaaacccatagtCAGG GTACAGAGTGGCCCAGAACATGGCCAGGTGATGAACCCTATTAGCAGACTGGCCCAGATCCAGCAGGCGAAAAAGGAGAAGGAGCCGGAGTACATGCTTCTCACAGAGCGAGGCCTCCCGCGCCGCAGGGAGTTTGTGATGCAG GTAAAGGTTGGAAACCATACTGCGGAGGGAACAGGCACCAATAAGAAGGTGGCAAAACGCAACGCAGCTGAGAACATGCTGGAGATTCTTGGTTTCAAAGTCCCGCAGGCTCAGCCCACCAAACCAGCCCTCAAATCAGAAGAGAAG acacCCATAAAGAAACCAGGGGATGGAAGAAAAGTAACCTTTTTTGAGCCTGTCTCTGGGGATGAAAATGGGACTA GCAATAAAGAGGACGAGTTTAGGATGCCTTATCTTAGTCATCAGCAGCTGCCTGCTGGAATTCTTCCTATGGTGCCCGAGGTTGCCCAGGCCGTAGGAGTCAGTCAAGGACATCACACCAAAGATTTTACCCGGGCAGCTCCGAATCCTGCCAAGGCCACAGTAACTGCCATGATAGCCCGTGAATTGTTGTATGGGGGCACCTCGCCCACAGCTGAGaccattttaaagaataatatctCTTCAGGCCACGTACCCCATGGACCTCTCACAAGACCCTCTGAGCAGTTGGATTATCTTTCCAGAGTCCAGGGATTCCAG gTTGAATACAAAGACTTCCCCAAAAACAACAAGAACGAGTTTGTATCTCTTATCAATTGCTCCTCTCAGCCACCTCTGATCAGCCACGGTATTGGAAAGGATTTGGAGTCCTGCCATGACATG gTGTGGGAGGTGCTGAATCCCTTCTGGCCATGA
- the STAU1 gene encoding double-stranded RNA-binding protein Staufen homolog 1 isoform X2 — MKLGKKPMYKPVDPYSRMQSTYNYNMRGGAYPPRYFYPFPVPPLLYQVELSVGGQQFNGKGKTRQAAKHDAAAKALRILQNEPPPERLEVNGRESEEENLNKSEISQVFEIALKRNLPVNFEVARETGPPHMKSFVTKVSVGEFVREGEGKSKKISKKNAAIAILEELKKLPPLPVVERVKPRIKKKTKPIVRVQSGPEHGQVMNPISRLAQIQQAKKEKEPEYMLLTERGLPRRREFVMQVKVGNHTAEGTGTNKKVAKRNAAENMLEILGFKVPQAQPTKPALKSEEKTPIKKPGDGRKVTFFEPVSGDENGTSNKEDEFRMPYLSHQQLPAGILPMVPEVAQAVGVSQGHHTKDFTRAAPNPAKATVTAMIARELLYGGTSPTAETILKNNISSGHVPHGPLTRPSEQLDYLSRVQGFQVEYKDFPKNNKNEFVSLINCSSQPPLISHGIGKDLESCHDMAALNILKLLSELDQQSTEMPRTGNGPMSVCGRC; from the exons ATGAAACTTGGAAAAAAACCAATGTATAAGCCTGTTGACCCTTATTCTCGGATGCAATCCACCTATAACTACAACATGAGAGGAGGTGCTTATCCCCCAAG gtactTTTACCCATTTCCAGTACCACCCTTACTTTATCAAGTTGAACTCTCTGTGGGAGGACAGCAATTTAATGGGAAAGGAAAGACAAGACAAGCTGCAAAACACGATGCTGCTGCAAAAGCTCTGAGAATCCTGCAGAATGAGCCCCCGCCTGAGAGGCTGGAG gTGAATGGAAGAGAATCAGAGGAAGAAAATCTCAATAAATCTGAAATAAGTCAAGTGTTTGAGATTGCACTTAAACGGAACTTGCCTGTGAATTTTGAG GTCGCCCGGGAGACTGGCCCACCCCACATGAAGAGCTTTGTGACCAAGGTGTCCGTTGGGGAGTTTGTGAGGGAAGGTGAAGGGAAGAGCAAGAAGATTTCAAAGAAAAACGCTGCTATAGCTATTCTTGAGGAGTTGAAGAAGTTACCACCCCTGCCTGTAGTTGAACGGGTGAAGCCCCgaatcaaaaagaaaacaaaacccatagtCAGG GTACAGAGTGGCCCAGAACATGGCCAGGTGATGAACCCTATTAGCAGACTGGCCCAGATCCAGCAGGCGAAAAAGGAGAAGGAGCCGGAGTACATGCTTCTCACAGAGCGAGGCCTCCCGCGCCGCAGGGAGTTTGTGATGCAG GTAAAGGTTGGAAACCATACTGCGGAGGGAACAGGCACCAATAAGAAGGTGGCAAAACGCAACGCAGCTGAGAACATGCTGGAGATTCTTGGTTTCAAAGTCCCGCAGGCTCAGCCCACCAAACCAGCCCTCAAATCAGAAGAGAAG acacCCATAAAGAAACCAGGGGATGGAAGAAAAGTAACCTTTTTTGAGCCTGTCTCTGGGGATGAAAATGGGACTA GCAATAAAGAGGACGAGTTTAGGATGCCTTATCTTAGTCATCAGCAGCTGCCTGCTGGAATTCTTCCTATGGTGCCCGAGGTTGCCCAGGCCGTAGGAGTCAGTCAAGGACATCACACCAAAGATTTTACCCGGGCAGCTCCGAATCCTGCCAAGGCCACAGTAACTGCCATGATAGCCCGTGAATTGTTGTATGGGGGCACCTCGCCCACAGCTGAGaccattttaaagaataatatctCTTCAGGCCACGTACCCCATGGACCTCTCACAAGACCCTCTGAGCAGTTGGATTATCTTTCCAGAGTCCAGGGATTCCAG gTTGAATACAAAGACTTCCCCAAAAACAACAAGAACGAGTTTGTATCTCTTATCAATTGCTCCTCTCAGCCACCTCTGATCAGCCACGGTATTGGAAAGGATTTGGAGTCCTGCCATGACATG GCTGcactgaatattttaaagttgctgTCTGAGTTGGACCAACAAAGTACAGAGATGCCAAGAACAGGAAATGGACCAATGTCTGT gTGTGGGAGGTGCTGA
- the STAU1 gene encoding double-stranded RNA-binding protein Staufen homolog 1 isoform X4 codes for MKLGKKPMYKPVDPYSRMQSTYNYNMRGGAYPPRYFYPFPVPPLLYQVELSVGGQQFNGKGKTRQAAKHDAAAKALRILQNEPPPERLEVNGRESEEENLNKSEISQVFEIALKRNLPVNFESFPLKQVARETGPPHMKSFVTKVSVGEFVREGEGKSKKISKKNAAIAILEELKKLPPLPVVERVKPRIKKKTKPIVRVKVGNHTAEGTGTNKKVAKRNAAENMLEILGFKVPQAQPTKPALKSEEKTPIKKPGDGRKVTFFEPVSGDENGTSNKEDEFRMPYLSHQQLPAGILPMVPEVAQAVGVSQGHHTKDFTRAAPNPAKATVTAMIARELLYGGTSPTAETILKNNISSGHVPHGPLTRPSEQLDYLSRVQGFQVEYKDFPKNNKNEFVSLINCSSQPPLISHGIGKDLESCHDMAALNILKLLSELDQQSTEMPRTGNGPMSVCGRC; via the exons ATGAAACTTGGAAAAAAACCAATGTATAAGCCTGTTGACCCTTATTCTCGGATGCAATCCACCTATAACTACAACATGAGAGGAGGTGCTTATCCCCCAAG gtactTTTACCCATTTCCAGTACCACCCTTACTTTATCAAGTTGAACTCTCTGTGGGAGGACAGCAATTTAATGGGAAAGGAAAGACAAGACAAGCTGCAAAACACGATGCTGCTGCAAAAGCTCTGAGAATCCTGCAGAATGAGCCCCCGCCTGAGAGGCTGGAG gTGAATGGAAGAGAATCAGAGGAAGAAAATCTCAATAAATCTGAAATAAGTCAAGTGTTTGAGATTGCACTTAAACGGAACTTGCCTGTGAATTTTGAG TCTTTCCCTCTAAAACAGGTCGCCCGGGAGACTGGCCCACCCCACATGAAGAGCTTTGTGACCAAGGTGTCCGTTGGGGAGTTTGTGAGGGAAGGTGAAGGGAAGAGCAAGAAGATTTCAAAGAAAAACGCTGCTATAGCTATTCTTGAGGAGTTGAAGAAGTTACCACCCCTGCCTGTAGTTGAACGGGTGAAGCCCCgaatcaaaaagaaaacaaaacccatagtCAGG GTAAAGGTTGGAAACCATACTGCGGAGGGAACAGGCACCAATAAGAAGGTGGCAAAACGCAACGCAGCTGAGAACATGCTGGAGATTCTTGGTTTCAAAGTCCCGCAGGCTCAGCCCACCAAACCAGCCCTCAAATCAGAAGAGAAG acacCCATAAAGAAACCAGGGGATGGAAGAAAAGTAACCTTTTTTGAGCCTGTCTCTGGGGATGAAAATGGGACTA GCAATAAAGAGGACGAGTTTAGGATGCCTTATCTTAGTCATCAGCAGCTGCCTGCTGGAATTCTTCCTATGGTGCCCGAGGTTGCCCAGGCCGTAGGAGTCAGTCAAGGACATCACACCAAAGATTTTACCCGGGCAGCTCCGAATCCTGCCAAGGCCACAGTAACTGCCATGATAGCCCGTGAATTGTTGTATGGGGGCACCTCGCCCACAGCTGAGaccattttaaagaataatatctCTTCAGGCCACGTACCCCATGGACCTCTCACAAGACCCTCTGAGCAGTTGGATTATCTTTCCAGAGTCCAGGGATTCCAG gTTGAATACAAAGACTTCCCCAAAAACAACAAGAACGAGTTTGTATCTCTTATCAATTGCTCCTCTCAGCCACCTCTGATCAGCCACGGTATTGGAAAGGATTTGGAGTCCTGCCATGACATG GCTGcactgaatattttaaagttgctgTCTGAGTTGGACCAACAAAGTACAGAGATGCCAAGAACAGGAAATGGACCAATGTCTGT gTGTGGGAGGTGCTGA